The Molothrus aeneus isolate 106 chromosome 15, BPBGC_Maene_1.0, whole genome shotgun sequence genome includes a region encoding these proteins:
- the NEURL1B gene encoding E3 ubiquitin-protein ligase NEURL1B: MGNTVHKTLADTSHQARSVSSRPYYSLPNSSSHERRSVLALAEPPRFHSQAKGKNVRLDAHSRRATRRNSFCNGVTFTNRPIHLYEKVRLKLVAVHHGWSGALRFGFTIHDPSQMSSEEIPKYACPDLVTRPGYWAKALPERFAVRDNILAFWVDRHGRVFYSINDEEPILFHCGIKVSGPLWALIDVYGITHEVQILDSMFAETMTTARLSTARLSTCLPQSNHDSANFNNNELENNQVVAKIANLNLSRVPGLGTDNHIIPCCPSRRQHAQGVPAFLDTDLRFHPTRGPDITFSQDRMVACTNWQESNRTLVFSDRPLHIGESLFVEVGHLGLPYYGALSFGITSCDPSTLRTNELPADPDFLLDRKEYWVVYRAFPVLNSGDILSFMVLPNGEVHHGVNGASRGMLMCVDTSQSLWVFFTIHGVINQLKILGTVQSSPGTVSPSGSPGGSQYDSDSDMAFSVNRSSSASESSLVTAPSSPLSPPISPVFSPPEPSSSKNGECTVCFDSEVDTVIYTCGHMCLCNTCGLKLKKQLNACCPICRRVIKDVIKIYRP; the protein is encoded by the exons ACACGAGCCACCAGGCGCGCTCGGTGTCCAGCCGTCCCTACTACAGCCTgcccaacagcagcagccatgagcgGCGCTCGGTGCTGGCTCTGGCGGAGCCGCCGCGCTTCCACTCGCAGGCCAAGGGCAAGAACGTGCGGCTGGACGCGCACTCGCGCCGGGCCACGCGCAGGAACAGCTTCTGCAACGGCGTCACCTTCACCAACCGGCCCATCCACCTCTACGAGAAGGTGCGCCTCAAGCTGGTGGCCGTGCACCACGGCTGGAGCGGGGCCCTGCGCTTCGGCTTCACCATCCACGACCCCTCGCAGATGAGCTCCGAGGAGATACCAAAGTACGCCTGCCCCGACCTCGTCACCCGCCCCGGCTACTGGGCCAAGGCCCTGCCCGAGAGGTTTGCGGTCAGGGACAATATCTTGGCCTTCTGGGTGGACCGGCACGGCAGAGTTTTCTACAGTATTAACGATGAGGAGCCCATCTTGTTTCACTGTGGTATTAAAGTTTCCGGGCCTCTTTGGGCGCTCATAGACGTCTATGGAATTACCCATGAAGTGCAAATTTTAG ACAGCATGTTTGCAGAGACCATGACCACGGCCCGGCTCAGCACCGCCCGGCTCAGCACCTGCCTTCCCCAGAGCAACCACGACTCGGCCAACTTCAACAACAACGAGCTCGAGAACAACCAAGTGGTGGCCAAAATTGCAAACCTGAACCTAAGCCGGGTACCAGGGCTTGGGACTGACAACCACATcatcccctgctgccccagccggCGGCAGCACGCCCAGGGAGTCCCGGCCTTCCTGGACACCGACCTGCGCTTCCACCCCACCCGCGGCCCCGACATCACCTTCTCCCAGGACAGGATGGTGGCCTGCACCAACTGGCAGGAGAGCAATAGGACTTTGGTGTTTTCTGACCGGCCTTTGCACATCGGGGAGAGCCTCTTTGTGGAAGTAGgacacctggggctgccctaCTACGGGGCCCTCTCGTTCGGCATCACCTCTTGTGATCCGAGCACTTTGCGGACAAACGAGCTCCCAGCGGATCCAGATTTTCTCCTGGACCGTAAGGAGTACTGGGTGGTTTACAGGGCCTTCCCAGTGCTCAACAGTGGTGACATCCTCAGCTTCATGGTCTTGCCCAACGGAGAGGTGCACCACGGGGTCAACGGGGCCAGCCGGGGCATGCTCATGTGCGTGGACACCTCACAGTCCCTCTGGGTGTTTTTTACCATCCACGGTGTGATCAACCAGCTCAAAATCCTGG GCACGGTGCAGTCCAGCCCAGGGACGGTGTCTCCCTCAGGATCTCCTGGTGGCTCCCAGTATGACAGTGACTCAGACATGGCCTTCAGCGTCAACAGGTCCTCATCAGCCTCCGAGTCCTCGCTGG TGACCGCCCCCAGCTCCCCTTTGAGCCCCCCCATCTCTCCTGTCTTCTCCCCTCCGGAGCCATCGAGCAGCAAGAACGGGGAGTGCACCGTGTGCTTTGACAGCGAGGTGGACACGGTGATCTACACCTGCGGACACATGTGCCTCTGCAACACCTGTGGTCTTAAGCTGAAGAAGCAGCTCAACGCCTGCTGCCCCATTTGCCGACGGGTCATCAAAGACGTGATTAAGATTTACCGTCCGTag